A portion of the Hoylesella buccalis ATCC 35310 genome contains these proteins:
- a CDS encoding Gfo/Idh/MocA family protein codes for MKHISWGFIGCGEVTELKSGPAFNEVEGSHVEAVYSRSKEKVLSYAERHHIKKWYTDAQQLIDDPEVNAIYIATPPSSHATYAIMAMKAGKPVYIEKPLAASYEDCARINRVSQQTGVPCFVAYYRRYLPYFQKVKSILDSGTIGTVTNVQVRFSVPPRDLDYSGSRHLPWRLQPDIAGGGYFYDLAPHQLDLLQEFFGVITQAHGYCANRAHLYSAEDTISACFLFENGLPGSGSWCFVGHQSAKEDSIDVVGEQGSLSFSVYNYHPIQLITSDGIRNITVPNPSYVQLPIIKAVTEDLQGIGVCTCTSVSATPVNWVMDRILGKF; via the coding sequence ATGAAACATATCAGTTGGGGATTCATCGGATGCGGCGAGGTCACCGAATTGAAATCGGGACCTGCCTTCAATGAGGTTGAGGGATCGCATGTAGAAGCTGTGTACAGCAGGAGCAAGGAGAAAGTGCTATCGTACGCCGAGCGTCACCACATCAAGAAATGGTATACCGATGCGCAGCAGCTCATAGACGACCCCGAGGTGAACGCCATTTACATCGCTACCCCACCCTCCAGCCATGCCACCTACGCTATCATGGCCATGAAGGCGGGCAAGCCGGTCTACATTGAGAAGCCTTTGGCTGCCAGTTATGAAGATTGCGCGCGCATCAACAGAGTAAGCCAGCAAACGGGAGTTCCCTGCTTTGTAGCCTACTACAGAAGATACCTACCCTATTTTCAGAAGGTGAAAAGCATCCTGGACAGTGGAACCATCGGCACGGTGACCAACGTGCAAGTGCGTTTTTCCGTTCCTCCTCGGGATCTGGACTACAGCGGCAGCCGCCATCTTCCGTGGCGACTGCAACCCGACATCGCTGGCGGTGGCTACTTTTATGACCTGGCACCTCATCAACTTGACTTGCTGCAAGAATTCTTTGGTGTGATTACCCAGGCGCATGGCTATTGTGCCAACCGCGCACACCTATACTCTGCCGAGGACACCATCAGTGCTTGTTTCCTGTTTGAGAATGGTCTTCCGGGAAGCGGGTCATGGTGCTTCGTAGGTCATCAGAGTGCAAAGGAAGACAGCATCGACGTGGTTGGCGAGCAAGGCTCACTGTCGTTCTCGGTTTACAACTATCATCCCATTCAGTTAATCACCTCTGACGGCATCCGAAACATCACGGTTCCTAACCCATCATACGTTCAGCTACCCATCATCAAAGCGGTTACCGAAGACCTGCAAGGTATCGGTGTCTGCACCTGCACGAGCGTCAGTGCCACGCCAGTAAATTGGGTGATGGACAGAATATTGGGTAAATTTTAA
- a CDS encoding NCS2 family permease, with amino-acid sequence MKPFAKLLGFDTKSMKMKTELIAGATTFLTMSYILAVNPAILSSTGMDKGALFTATALSAAIATLLLAFMAKLPFAQAPSMGLNAFFAYTLCQAMGYSWEQALAIMLIEGLVFLLITFFNVRELILDSIPKNLRYAISAGIGMFIAFIGLKNAGIIVAKEGTFVGLGAFTPESTLGIIAILLSGILMARNVKGSLFYGIVAATLIGIPMGVTMIPDGWLPVSAPQDISPIFCHFDFNGFLNIKTLLVIFSLLIVNIFDTIGTLVGLAEKTGIVQPDGSIPRVKEAMMSDAIGTTCGAMLGSSTITTYIESASGIAEGGRSGVTSAFVGILFLLSLLVSPIFLLIPGAATSGALVLVGVLMLDSVKKLDLSDVSESFPAFITMITMVLCYSIADGICLGILSYVILKLCVGRWKQLNITLVTLAILFIINFVFN; translated from the coding sequence ATGAAACCATTCGCAAAACTTCTTGGCTTCGATACCAAGAGCATGAAAATGAAAACAGAATTGATTGCCGGAGCAACCACATTCTTAACAATGAGTTATATCCTCGCCGTCAATCCAGCCATTCTCTCGAGCACGGGAATGGATAAGGGTGCGCTCTTCACGGCTACAGCTTTGTCAGCTGCTATAGCCACCTTGCTGCTGGCCTTCATGGCCAAACTGCCCTTTGCACAGGCTCCCAGCATGGGACTGAATGCCTTTTTTGCCTACACGCTCTGTCAGGCTATGGGCTATTCATGGGAACAAGCCCTGGCCATCATGCTCATTGAGGGGCTCGTGTTTCTACTCATTACCTTTTTCAATGTACGCGAATTAATTCTCGACAGCATACCCAAAAACCTGCGGTACGCCATCTCTGCGGGCATTGGCATGTTCATTGCGTTTATCGGCCTCAAGAATGCGGGCATCATCGTGGCCAAAGAAGGCACGTTTGTGGGCTTGGGTGCCTTCACCCCCGAGTCGACATTGGGCATCATCGCCATTCTGCTGAGTGGTATCCTGATGGCCCGCAATGTCAAAGGGTCGCTGTTCTATGGCATCGTTGCCGCAACGCTCATTGGCATACCTATGGGCGTCACCATGATACCTGATGGCTGGCTGCCGGTTTCCGCGCCACAAGACATCTCCCCCATCTTCTGTCATTTCGACTTCAACGGGTTCCTCAACATCAAGACCCTGTTGGTGATTTTCTCGTTGCTCATTGTCAACATCTTCGATACCATCGGCACCTTGGTCGGTTTGGCAGAGAAAACGGGCATCGTACAACCCGACGGTTCCATTCCAAGAGTGAAAGAAGCGATGATGAGCGATGCCATTGGTACCACCTGTGGAGCCATGCTCGGATCCTCCACCATCACCACCTATATTGAAAGTGCATCGGGTATTGCGGAAGGTGGCCGAAGCGGTGTGACATCAGCGTTTGTGGGTATTCTCTTCCTCCTTTCCCTTTTGGTATCGCCTATCTTTCTCCTCATCCCCGGTGCTGCTACCAGTGGCGCATTGGTGTTGGTAGGTGTGCTGATGCTCGACTCGGTGAAAAAGCTCGATTTGAGTGATGTAAGCGAGTCATTCCCTGCCTTCATTACCATGATTACCATGGTACTTTGCTATTCCATTGCCGACGGTATCTGCCTTGGCATCTTGAGCTATGTGATTTTGAAGTTGTGTGTTGGCCGTTGGAAACAACTCAACATCACACTCGTAACGTTAGCCATTCTGTTCATCATTAACTTCGTTTTCAATTAA
- the nudC gene encoding NAD(+) diphosphatase, with amino-acid sequence MKTLFFIFCKTDLVLEKQANGLYTIPLADEPPIHTKPWTHIMDVENMADGTPVRAFRIDEPITNNPQYEMCGLRASFYKLPHDLYLMAGKCHELLYWDFNTKFCGVCGGPMQMHTAISKRCTQCGKEVWPQLATAVIVLIHRGDEVLLVHAKNFKSDFYGLVAGFVETGETLEEAVHREVMEETGIKIKNVTYFSSQPWPYPSGLMVGFNADYVSGELRLQRSELSKGGWFSKNNLPTIPEKLSIARMLIDAWLEKGEE; translated from the coding sequence ATGAAAACCCTGTTTTTTATATTTTGTAAAACAGACCTCGTGCTCGAAAAACAAGCAAACGGACTATATACCATACCGCTTGCCGATGAACCACCGATACACACAAAACCTTGGACACATATTATGGATGTGGAAAACATGGCAGACGGCACTCCTGTTCGGGCATTTCGAATAGATGAACCCATCACCAACAACCCACAATATGAGATGTGTGGACTGCGCGCTTCATTCTACAAGCTGCCCCACGACTTATATTTAATGGCCGGAAAGTGCCACGAGCTGCTCTATTGGGACTTCAACACCAAGTTTTGCGGCGTATGTGGTGGCCCAATGCAGATGCACACCGCCATTTCAAAACGCTGCACCCAATGCGGAAAAGAAGTGTGGCCACAGTTAGCCACAGCCGTCATCGTGCTGATACACCGCGGAGATGAGGTGCTATTGGTTCATGCAAAAAACTTCAAATCCGACTTTTATGGACTGGTGGCGGGATTCGTTGAAACTGGTGAAACGCTGGAGGAAGCCGTGCATCGCGAGGTCATGGAGGAAACGGGCATCAAGATTAAGAACGTAACCTACTTCAGTTCGCAGCCATGGCCCTACCCCTCCGGCTTGATGGTGGGCTTCAATGCCGACTATGTTAGCGGTGAGTTAAGGTTGCAGCGATCAGAATTAAGCAAGGGTGGCTGGTTCTCTAAGAATAATCTCCCCACCATTCCAGAGAAGCTTTCTATTGCCAGAATGCTCATAGATGCCTGGCTGGAGAAAGGCGAAGAATAA
- a CDS encoding bifunctional metallophosphatase/5'-nucleotidase, whose translation MKRYITGCLIALCCSTSIMAKNKTIDLRIIQTSDVHGSFFPYDFINRRPKAGSLARVTTYVDSLRAKYGKNLILLDNGDILQGQPICYYSNYVNPQGPNIAASVVNYMQYDAQTIGNHDIETGHAVYDKWIREVSCPTLGANIVNTQTQQPYVHPYTILERDGIKIAVLGMLTPAIPNWLQEKLWSGLRFENMVQSARHWMNVLQTTEHPDIVIGLFHSGKQGGITTPTYEEDASLRVAKEVPGFDLILFGHDHTPHSSTILNSKGQPVVCLNPGCNAINVTDSEIRITLNEQIRKGKKAHVVLRKQVNGRVVDIRNEQIDQKFMAHFQDDINAVNAFVNRKIGSFQHTIYSRDCYFGSSAFTDLIHNLQLTVTGADISFNAPLAFDAQIKAGDVFVSDLFNLYKYENNIYALKMTGEEIRNYLEMSYDLWVSTMTSPGDHILLIDNKTKDDQQRYGFKNFTFNFDSAAGIDYEVDVTKPKGNKVNILKMSDGTPFSLKKTYKVAMNSYRGNGGGELLTRGAGISMAELKQRIVFESKHDQRYYLMQWIEKCGEINPKPNNNWKFVPAAWTIPALKRDKMLIFGQPQREEDEK comes from the coding sequence ATGAAAAGATATATTACGGGGTGCCTCATTGCACTTTGTTGCAGTACAAGCATCATGGCCAAGAACAAAACAATTGATCTTCGCATCATCCAAACCAGTGATGTCCACGGTAGTTTCTTCCCTTACGACTTCATCAATCGCAGACCAAAGGCAGGTAGTCTTGCCCGAGTGACGACCTATGTTGACTCTCTGCGGGCAAAATATGGGAAGAATCTCATTCTATTAGACAACGGCGACATATTACAAGGTCAGCCTATCTGCTATTACAGCAACTATGTCAACCCGCAAGGCCCTAATATCGCAGCATCTGTTGTCAACTACATGCAGTATGACGCACAGACCATAGGCAATCATGACATCGAAACCGGGCATGCCGTTTACGACAAGTGGATTCGTGAAGTGTCGTGTCCTACCCTCGGAGCCAACATTGTCAATACCCAAACTCAACAACCATACGTTCATCCATACACCATTCTTGAGCGGGATGGTATCAAGATTGCCGTCCTTGGCATGCTCACTCCGGCCATACCCAACTGGCTTCAAGAAAAGTTATGGAGTGGACTTCGGTTTGAAAACATGGTGCAATCGGCACGCCACTGGATGAATGTATTGCAAACAACCGAACACCCCGACATCGTCATTGGTTTGTTTCATTCGGGCAAACAGGGTGGCATTACCACCCCAACCTACGAAGAAGATGCCTCCTTGCGCGTGGCAAAAGAGGTTCCGGGCTTCGATTTGATACTCTTTGGACACGATCATACCCCTCACAGCAGCACCATTCTCAACAGCAAAGGCCAACCTGTTGTTTGTCTCAATCCTGGTTGTAATGCTATCAACGTAACCGACAGCGAAATTAGGATTACGCTGAATGAGCAGATACGAAAAGGAAAGAAAGCCCATGTCGTATTGCGCAAGCAGGTCAACGGACGCGTGGTAGACATTCGAAATGAGCAGATTGACCAAAAATTCATGGCGCATTTTCAAGACGACATCAATGCCGTCAACGCCTTTGTCAATAGGAAGATTGGCTCATTTCAACACACTATTTACAGTCGTGATTGCTATTTTGGCAGTTCAGCCTTTACGGATTTGATTCACAACCTACAACTAACGGTTACTGGAGCCGACATCTCGTTCAACGCACCCCTTGCTTTTGATGCCCAAATCAAGGCAGGCGACGTGTTTGTAAGTGACCTTTTCAACCTCTACAAATACGAAAACAACATCTATGCGCTCAAGATGACAGGCGAAGAAATTCGCAATTACTTAGAAATGAGCTACGATTTGTGGGTCAGCACCATGACCTCTCCCGGCGACCACATTCTCCTCATCGACAACAAGACCAAGGATGACCAACAACGTTATGGCTTCAAAAACTTCACATTCAATTTCGACAGTGCTGCCGGCATCGATTATGAAGTTGATGTCACCAAGCCAAAAGGAAACAAAGTTAACATCCTGAAAATGAGTGATGGTACGCCATTCAGCCTCAAGAAGACGTATAAGGTTGCCATGAACAGTTACAGAGGCAACGGCGGAGGTGAACTCTTGACACGTGGCGCGGGCATCTCCATGGCCGAATTGAAGCAACGTATCGTGTTCGAAAGCAAGCATGATCAGCGTTATTATCTCATGCAATGGATTGAAAAATGTGGAGAAATAAATCCCAAACCCAATAACAATTGGAAGTTTGTACCCGCAGCGTGGACCATACCTGCATTGAAACGAGATAAAATGCTTATCTTTGGACAACCACAAAGAGAGGAAGATGAGAAATGA
- a CDS encoding BT0820 family HAD-type phosphatase produces MTIAVDFDGTIVEHKYPAIGQEIPFATETLKMLINEHHRLILWSVREGTLLQEAVDWCKERGVEFWTVNKDYPEEEGTSNNNHFSRKIKADIFIDDRNIGGLPDWGQIYHMIHDHKTTKDLIREAYLRGQTAEEPKPKKRWWKW; encoded by the coding sequence ATGACAATAGCAGTTGATTTTGACGGAACCATCGTAGAACATAAATACCCCGCGATAGGACAAGAGATACCTTTCGCTACCGAAACGCTCAAAATGCTCATCAATGAGCATCATCGACTCATCTTATGGAGCGTGCGTGAGGGAACTCTCCTGCAAGAGGCTGTGGATTGGTGCAAAGAACGCGGGGTTGAGTTTTGGACTGTCAACAAGGACTATCCAGAAGAGGAAGGAACCTCCAACAACAACCATTTCTCCAGAAAGATTAAGGCCGATATCTTTATCGACGACCGAAATATTGGCGGATTGCCCGACTGGGGACAAATATATCACATGATACACGATCATAAAACAACCAAAGACCTGATTCGTGAAGCATACTTGCGAGGACAAACTGCCGAAGAACCCAAACCCAAAAAGCGTTGGTGGAAATGGTGA
- a CDS encoding GumC family protein gives MEEEIKNQELENVEGQEENSFFNLQTIIQTLILNWKWFVLSVIICLGAAAIYLRYTPRIYQSFAKLLIKEEETRRGRSSLLYSSNLGMMSNSTGIDNEMEILSSLNLAEQTVKDLKLYVKYTSEGRVRDMVIYKSQPISVDLDPAHLDKLRSPISMVIQRVGNTYHVTGSYSSPVEGRGWQTTNIDKKISQLPSTIVTKVGILSFMNENAGSMKDGQSFKVSILPPKSVAAGYRGAFSVAQNNKTTSIALLGVKDEVPSRASDYLKQLVICYNRQANMDKNEVARNTEAFINSRLEKISEELGATEGQLESYKKRNRMVDQAMNAGQAMQNANEYDQKLAEANTQVALLNSVQESMSQPSNQYQTLPANVGISDPTVNGLINKYNEIALERKKLLRSASETSPTVTPLTSQLDDLNNSIHRAMAQAKKGLQIQRNNVASQYGKYQGQLTASPEQERMLTQIGRQQDVKSGLYLMLLQKREENSISLAATADKGILIDEPANGGQVSPNRQLIFLIALLLGLGIPALILFLINFFRYRIEGHDDVAKLTKLPILADVAVASDTAKTKADIVVHENQNNQMEEIFRSMRTNLQFMLKENQKVILFTSSTSGEGKTFNASNLAVSFALLGKKVILVGLDIRKPRLAELFEINDHHHGITMLLTKEQPSWEEIQSQILPSGVNNNLDLLMSGPIPPNPAELIARPSLDVIINQLKEKYDYILIDTAPVGLVTDTLQIGRVADATVYMCRADYTPKESFGLINSLAKEKKLPNISIVINGIDMSKKKHGYYYGYGRYGKYGRYGRYGGKYGKYGSYGHYGNYGTYGNYANSHYGDKNDTSIKR, from the coding sequence ATGGAAGAAGAGATAAAGAATCAGGAATTGGAGAACGTCGAAGGACAAGAGGAGAATTCATTCTTCAATTTACAAACGATTATACAGACACTCATCCTCAACTGGAAATGGTTTGTACTGTCTGTAATTATTTGTCTGGGAGCGGCTGCTATCTATTTGCGTTACACGCCACGCATCTATCAGTCGTTCGCCAAGCTGCTAATTAAAGAGGAAGAAACTAGAAGAGGAAGAAGCTCATTGCTCTATTCATCAAACCTTGGCATGATGTCAAACTCAACGGGTATAGATAATGAAATGGAGATCTTATCTTCCCTGAACCTGGCAGAACAGACGGTGAAAGACCTGAAGCTCTACGTTAAATATACCTCTGAAGGAAGAGTGAGAGACATGGTTATCTATAAGAGTCAGCCCATCAGCGTGGACCTCGATCCTGCCCATCTCGATAAGCTGCGCTCACCCATCTCTATGGTTATCCAGAGAGTAGGCAACACATATCATGTCACAGGAAGTTACAGTAGCCCCGTTGAAGGCAGAGGATGGCAAACCACGAACATTGACAAGAAGATTAGTCAACTGCCATCCACAATAGTAACCAAAGTTGGTATTCTATCGTTCATGAACGAAAATGCAGGCTCCATGAAAGACGGACAATCGTTCAAGGTTTCCATTCTTCCACCCAAAAGTGTAGCAGCAGGATACAGAGGTGCTTTCTCTGTAGCGCAGAACAATAAAACAACATCCATTGCTCTTCTGGGAGTCAAGGACGAAGTACCATCTCGCGCCAGCGATTACTTAAAGCAATTGGTCATCTGTTACAACCGACAGGCCAACATGGACAAGAATGAGGTAGCACGCAATACAGAAGCCTTCATCAATAGCCGTCTGGAAAAGATCAGTGAAGAATTGGGAGCCACTGAAGGACAGCTGGAAAGCTACAAGAAACGCAACAGAATGGTAGACCAAGCGATGAATGCTGGTCAAGCTATGCAAAACGCTAACGAGTACGATCAGAAGCTGGCAGAAGCTAATACACAGGTGGCCCTGCTCAACAGCGTACAAGAAAGCATGTCGCAACCCAGTAACCAATATCAGACGCTACCAGCTAACGTGGGCATCTCAGACCCTACGGTAAACGGCTTGATCAATAAGTACAACGAAATCGCATTGGAGAGAAAAAAACTCCTTCGCAGTGCTTCTGAGACCTCACCGACGGTAACACCCCTCACTTCTCAATTGGATGATTTGAACAACAGCATCCACCGTGCCATGGCCCAAGCTAAGAAGGGACTTCAAATTCAGCGCAACAATGTTGCTTCGCAATATGGCAAGTACCAAGGACAACTCACTGCCAGTCCAGAGCAAGAAAGAATGCTTACTCAGATTGGCCGACAGCAAGATGTTAAATCAGGACTCTACTTGATGTTATTACAGAAGCGAGAAGAAAACTCTATCTCGCTTGCAGCAACAGCCGACAAAGGCATTCTGATAGACGAACCCGCCAACGGTGGACAAGTAAGTCCAAACAGACAACTCATATTCCTCATCGCCTTGCTCTTGGGACTGGGCATTCCTGCACTCATCTTATTCTTAATCAACTTCTTCCGCTATAGGATAGAAGGACACGATGATGTTGCCAAGCTTACCAAGCTTCCCATCTTGGCCGACGTCGCCGTTGCCAGTGATACGGCTAAGACAAAAGCCGACATTGTTGTTCACGAGAACCAGAACAACCAGATGGAAGAAATCTTCCGAAGCATGCGAACCAATCTCCAATTCATGCTGAAAGAAAACCAGAAGGTTATCCTCTTCACGTCGAGTACCTCTGGCGAAGGAAAGACATTCAACGCCTCCAACCTGGCTGTCAGCTTCGCACTGCTTGGTAAAAAAGTAATTCTTGTTGGACTGGATATCCGCAAGCCACGCTTGGCCGAGCTCTTTGAAATCAACGATCATCATCATGGCATTACCATGTTGTTAACCAAGGAGCAGCCTAGTTGGGAAGAAATCCAAAGCCAAATTTTGCCATCGGGCGTGAACAACAACCTGGATCTTCTCATGTCAGGACCCATTCCTCCCAACCCTGCCGAATTAATAGCTCGCCCTTCACTCGACGTCATCATCAACCAGTTGAAAGAGAAATATGACTACATTCTCATCGACACTGCTCCGGTTGGTCTCGTCACCGACACGTTGCAAATAGGACGTGTAGCAGACGCCACAGTTTACATGTGCCGTGCCGATTACACGCCCAAAGAAAGCTTCGGACTGATCAACAGCTTGGCAAAAGAGAAGAAACTTCCTAACATATCCATCGTCATCAATGGTATCGACATGTCCAAGAAGAAGCATGGATATTATTATGGATATGGCAGATACGGAAAGTATGGGAGGTATGGACGATACGGTGGAAAATATGGGAAATACGGATCGTACGGTCACTATGGCAATTACGGTACTTACGGCAACTATGCAAACAGCCACTATGGAGACAAGAACGACACGTCCATCAAGCGTTAA
- the rfbA gene encoding glucose-1-phosphate thymidylyltransferase RfbA, translating into MKGIVLAGGSGTRLYPITKGISKQLIPIFDKPMIYYPVSVLMLAGIKEILIISTPYDLPGFKRLLGDGHDLGVEFSYVEQPSPDGLAQAFILGEDFIGDDSACLVLGDNIFYGSGFTALLKQSLKDAEQKDKATVFGYYVNDPERYGVVEFDGQGKCLSIEEKPAHPKSNYAVVGLYFYPNSVIDIAKNIKPSERGELEITTVNQTFLERQQLQVKTLQRGFAWLDTGTHDSLSEASTFIEVIEKRQGLKVACLEEIAFKQGWIDAKQLKKLAEPMLKNNYGKYLLDIASRTI; encoded by the coding sequence ATGAAAGGAATCGTTTTAGCCGGTGGCTCCGGAACACGCCTTTATCCCATCACCAAAGGAATAAGCAAACAGCTCATTCCCATTTTTGACAAACCCATGATTTATTATCCAGTATCAGTCTTGATGCTGGCTGGAATTAAAGAAATTCTCATCATTTCGACTCCCTATGACCTACCAGGGTTCAAGAGACTCCTTGGCGATGGGCATGACCTCGGCGTGGAGTTTTCATACGTTGAACAGCCAAGCCCTGACGGTTTGGCACAAGCGTTTATCCTGGGTGAAGACTTTATTGGTGACGACTCCGCATGCCTGGTGCTGGGTGATAATATTTTTTATGGTTCGGGATTCACCGCTCTGCTGAAACAGAGCTTAAAAGACGCCGAACAAAAAGATAAGGCAACCGTTTTCGGCTACTATGTGAACGACCCAGAACGGTATGGCGTGGTGGAATTTGATGGTCAAGGGAAATGCCTGAGCATTGAAGAAAAACCCGCACACCCTAAAAGCAATTATGCTGTAGTGGGACTGTACTTCTATCCAAACTCTGTAATTGACATTGCCAAGAATATCAAACCAAGCGAACGAGGAGAACTGGAAATCACGACTGTTAACCAAACATTTCTTGAACGACAGCAACTTCAAGTAAAGACTCTGCAACGTGGGTTCGCATGGTTGGACACGGGAACACACGATAGTCTTTCGGAAGCAAGCACCTTTATCGAGGTGATTGAAAAAAGACAGGGATTGAAAGTGGCCTGCTTGGAAGAAATTGCTTTCAAGCAAGGATGGATTGATGCCAAACAACTCAAGAAATTGGCAGAGCCAATGTTGAAAAACAATTATGGAAAATACCTTTTAGACATCGCGAGCAGGACTATTTAA
- a CDS encoding cell division protein ZapA, with protein sequence MAGDNRDKLQIRLHVYDTDMSVTVMREDEEYYRKAAKLITDTVNTYASVFKAKRSEKDILYMALIDIALRYEKEFARNDVTPYSKIISQLTSEIEEALKD encoded by the coding sequence ATGGCAGGAGACAATAGAGATAAACTACAGATAAGATTGCATGTTTACGATACCGACATGAGCGTCACGGTCATGCGGGAGGATGAGGAGTATTATCGTAAGGCAGCCAAACTTATTACTGATACTGTAAACACTTACGCTTCTGTTTTCAAGGCAAAGAGAAGCGAGAAGGATATACTCTATATGGCATTGATTGACATAGCATTGCGTTACGAGAAAGAGTTTGCACGCAATGATGTCACCCCGTATAGTAAAATCATATCTCAATTAACTTCTGAAATTGAAGAGGCACTGAAGGATTAA
- the rny gene encoding ribonuclease Y, translating into MSIVIVAIVALILGGLGGYAIFRYIVKGKYNEMVAAANKEADVIKEKKLLEVKEKFLNKKSELEKEVQLRNQKIQQTENKLKQREIGLSQRQEELGRRKQEVDHQQQRIDNEKKLLQIKQAELEKMQLQEREMLEELSGLSAEEAKSRLIESLKDEARTDAAGYINEIIDEAKLNANQEAKKIVIQTIQRVATETAIENSVSVFHIDNDEVKGRIIGREGRNIRALEAATGVEIVVDDTPEAIVISAFDPVRREVCRLALHQLVADGRIHPARIEEVVAKVKKQLDNEIIETGKRTVIDLGIHGLHPELVRIVGKMKYRSSYGQNLLQHARETANLCAVMASELGLNPKKAKRAGLLHDIGKVPDEESELPHALYGGKLAEKYKEKPDICNAIAAHHDEVEMQTLLAPIVQVCDAISGARPGARREIVEAYIKRLNDLEAIAMSYPGVTKTYAIQAGRELRVIVGADQMDDAESLKLSDDIATKIQNEMTYPGQVKITVIRETRSVAYAK; encoded by the coding sequence ATGAGTATAGTAATTGTTGCCATCGTAGCGCTGATTCTTGGCGGACTGGGTGGCTATGCGATTTTCCGTTACATTGTTAAAGGAAAATATAATGAAATGGTAGCAGCCGCTAATAAAGAGGCTGATGTGATTAAGGAAAAGAAATTGTTGGAGGTCAAGGAGAAATTCCTGAACAAGAAATCTGAGTTGGAGAAGGAAGTTCAACTGCGCAACCAGAAAATCCAACAGACCGAGAACAAGCTCAAGCAAAGAGAAATTGGATTGAGTCAGCGTCAGGAAGAACTCGGACGCAGAAAACAGGAGGTAGACCATCAGCAACAGCGCATCGACAATGAAAAGAAATTGTTGCAAATTAAGCAGGCCGAACTCGAAAAAATGCAACTGCAAGAGCGCGAAATGCTGGAAGAACTCTCTGGACTTAGTGCAGAAGAAGCAAAAAGCAGATTGATAGAAAGCCTGAAAGACGAGGCCCGTACAGATGCAGCCGGCTACATCAATGAAATTATAGACGAAGCCAAGCTCAATGCCAACCAAGAGGCTAAGAAAATTGTCATCCAGACTATCCAGCGCGTAGCCACCGAGACGGCTATTGAAAATTCTGTCAGCGTCTTCCATATAGACAATGACGAGGTAAAAGGTCGCATCATTGGTCGCGAAGGACGCAACATCCGTGCCTTGGAAGCTGCAACGGGAGTAGAAATCGTTGTCGACGACACACCCGAAGCCATCGTTATTTCTGCGTTCGATCCAGTGCGTCGAGAGGTTTGCCGTTTGGCTCTTCACCAGCTCGTTGCTGATGGACGTATCCACCCCGCACGTATAGAAGAGGTGGTGGCAAAGGTGAAGAAGCAACTTGATAACGAAATCATCGAAACGGGAAAACGTACCGTGATCGACCTAGGCATTCATGGTTTGCACCCCGAACTGGTACGCATCGTAGGCAAAATGAAATATCGCTCAAGCTATGGACAGAACCTCCTTCAGCATGCACGCGAAACCGCTAATCTCTGTGCGGTGATGGCGTCAGAACTGGGACTCAATCCCAAAAAGGCAAAGCGTGCAGGACTTTTACACGATATTGGTAAGGTACCTGATGAGGAGAGTGAACTGCCTCACGCACTATACGGTGGCAAATTGGCCGAAAAATACAAGGAGAAACCGGATATCTGCAACGCTATCGCAGCCCACCATGATGAGGTAGAGATGCAAACACTGCTGGCTCCCATTGTCCAGGTGTGTGATGCCATCTCGGGTGCGCGCCCTGGTGCACGTCGCGAAATTGTGGAAGCATACATCAAACGACTGAATGACCTCGAGGCCATCGCGATGAGTTATCCTGGCGTGACGAAGACTTATGCCATACAGGCTGGCCGCGAACTTCGCGTTATCGTAGGTGCCGACCAGATGGATGATGCCGAGTCGCTGAAGTTGTCAGATGATATTGCCACCAAGATACAAAACGAGATGACCTATCCTGGACAGGTAAAAATCACTGTCATTCGCGAAACACGCAGTGTGGCCTACGCTAAATAA